One genomic window of Deinococcus aerophilus includes the following:
- a CDS encoding precorrin-2 dehydrogenase/sirohydrochlorin ferrochelatase family protein → MSVLPVFLNLCAQRAVVVGGGAVALRRVRTLLAAELQVTVIAPELHPDLRTLPVQLERRPYREGDLMGARLVVVATDRPDVNAAAAAEARRVGALVNHAADATLGEVRFPATAQRAGVQVAVGTGRELPMLARAVAERVAQLLPGDAQISGWVTAREQALSLEGAGRESALQRLRDDIQAALGVPA, encoded by the coding sequence GTGAGTGTGCTGCCCGTGTTCCTGAATCTGTGCGCCCAGCGGGCGGTGGTCGTCGGCGGAGGTGCCGTGGCGCTGCGCCGCGTTCGTACCCTGCTGGCCGCAGAACTGCAGGTGACGGTCATTGCCCCCGAGCTGCACCCGGACTTGCGTACACTGCCGGTTCAGCTGGAGCGCCGGCCCTACCGGGAGGGCGATCTGATGGGGGCACGGCTGGTCGTGGTGGCCACCGACCGGCCAGACGTCAACGCCGCCGCCGCCGCCGAGGCGCGGCGTGTCGGCGCGCTGGTGAACCATGCCGCCGACGCGACGCTGGGGGAGGTGCGCTTTCCAGCGACCGCGCAGCGTGCGGGCGTTCAGGTGGCTGTGGGCACCGGGCGCGAGCTGCCCATGCTTGCGCGGGCAGTCGCCGAGCGGGTGGCCCAGCTGCTGCCCGGTGACGCGCAGATCAGCGGCTGGGTCACGGCCCGCGAACAGGCCCTGAGCCTGGAAGGTGCGGGCCGCGAGAGCGCGCTGCAGCGCCTGCGTGACGACATCCAAGCCGCCCTGGGAGTGCCCGCATGA
- a CDS encoding DUF2721 domain-containing protein encodes MADASLSVLTAMITPAVLISGAGTLLMSTSTRVGRATDRVRHLTARFRFLVSPEGQQEPRAREEKRLIVRQLPRLARRTRLLVRAMTALYVAVALLVLTSILIGGSSLLGEAAGLLPVVVAVLGSASLAFAALLLSFETRLSARTTREEMGFLVGLGEHYAALYDDAYPEAEERTPADLRTE; translated from the coding sequence ATGGCCGACGCCAGCCTGAGTGTTCTGACCGCCATGATCACCCCCGCCGTTCTGATCAGCGGAGCGGGCACGCTGCTGATGAGCACGAGCACGCGGGTGGGCCGCGCCACCGACCGGGTGCGGCACCTGACCGCGCGCTTCCGCTTTCTGGTGTCGCCCGAAGGCCAGCAGGAACCGCGTGCCCGCGAGGAAAAACGGCTGATCGTGCGCCAGTTGCCCCGGCTGGCCCGCCGGACCCGCCTGCTCGTGCGGGCCATGACCGCGCTGTACGTGGCCGTGGCGCTGCTGGTGCTGACCAGCATCCTGATCGGCGGGTCTTCGCTGCTCGGCGAGGCGGCGGGGCTGCTGCCGGTGGTGGTGGCGGTGCTGGGCTCGGCCTCGCTGGCGTTTGCCGCGCTGCTGCTGAGCTTCGAGACCCGCCTGAGCGCCCGCACCACCCGCGAGGAGATGGGGTTTCTGGTGGGTCTGGGCGAACATTACGCCGCCCTGTATGACGATGCGTATCCCGAGGCAGAGGAAAGAACCCCAGCGGACCTGCGCACGGAGTAG
- the hemA gene encoding glutamyl-tRNA reductase: MTLACPTARTLLRQAHGPTPDPLDFVVVGLNHHTAPVEVRERAAVRAGEEEALLAHLGQHAREVMLLSTCNRTEVYFAGLSGDALAAFQGAWGHALEDHLYSHCGEAAVTHLYRVAAGLDSLVIGETQIQGQVKRAWQDAHARGLSGTLLNKIAQGALAAGKRVRSETGLSDRVVSVSSAAVELAGLALGGLSGRTALILGAGETAELTLTHLRAAGVEDVIVVNRTAERARQLAEKLGGRVCAAEYLHEALPEADVVIASSAAPHYVLHGEAVAAALAGREDRAMFLIDISVPRILAPDIADVRGAHLLNLDDLTAVVNHNMQGRRAALPRAGAIIRESVADLNRWHLTRQAQGLRSVRRELAVASD, translated from the coding sequence ATGACGCTGGCCTGTCCCACCGCCCGCACCCTGCTGCGCCAGGCGCATGGGCCCACGCCCGATCCGCTGGATTTCGTGGTGGTCGGCCTCAACCACCACACTGCTCCGGTCGAGGTGCGCGAACGCGCCGCCGTGCGTGCCGGCGAGGAAGAGGCGCTGCTGGCGCATCTGGGCCAGCATGCCCGCGAGGTGATGCTGCTTTCCACCTGCAACCGCACCGAGGTCTACTTCGCCGGGCTGTCCGGCGACGCGCTGGCGGCGTTTCAGGGCGCGTGGGGCCACGCCCTGGAAGACCACCTGTACAGCCACTGTGGTGAAGCCGCCGTGACCCACCTGTACCGGGTGGCGGCCGGGCTCGACAGCCTGGTGATCGGGGAGACCCAGATTCAGGGACAGGTCAAGCGGGCGTGGCAGGACGCCCACGCGCGCGGCCTGAGCGGCACCCTGTTGAACAAGATTGCCCAGGGAGCGCTGGCCGCCGGCAAGCGGGTCCGCAGTGAGACCGGCCTGAGCGACCGCGTGGTCAGCGTGTCCAGCGCGGCCGTGGAACTGGCGGGCCTGGCGCTCGGGGGCCTTTCTGGGCGCACCGCCCTGATTCTCGGTGCGGGCGAGACGGCCGAGCTGACCCTGACGCACCTGCGCGCCGCCGGAGTCGAGGACGTGATCGTGGTGAACCGCACCGCCGAGCGGGCCCGTCAGCTGGCCGAGAAACTCGGCGGGCGGGTCTGCGCCGCCGAGTACCTGCACGAGGCGCTGCCCGAGGCCGATGTGGTGATTGCGTCCAGCGCCGCGCCGCATTACGTGCTGCACGGAGAGGCGGTGGCGGCGGCGCTGGCGGGGCGTGAGGACCGCGCCATGTTCCTGATTGACATCAGCGTGCCGCGCATCCTGGCCCCCGACATTGCCGACGTGCGCGGCGCCCACCTGCTGAACCTCGACGACCTGACGGCGGTGGTCAACCACAACATGCAGGGCCGCCGCGCCGCGTTGCCCCGCGCCGGAGCGATCATCCGCGAGTCGGTCGCCGACCTGAACCGCTGGCACCTTACCCGGCAGGCGCAGGGGCTCAGGAGCGTGCGCCGCGAACTGGCCGTGGCGAGCGACTGA
- the ygfZ gene encoding CAF17-like 4Fe-4S cluster assembly/insertion protein YgfZ codes for MWTFLPSGGLRVTGADRVDFVQGQMTGDLRGAPTPGLVACAFLNVRGQIEHFARAYRRADDVYLHLDAGQSASLLARLKRYIIFDQVELQDVSETLRTVHVWRADSLPGWQADGPDAQSFELGGATVLVGRVNRTGEAGVDLHYLAQHEDEVRAVLPGEEVSLATLDAARVRAGIPDIARDGFTGTLPQEVGLDVGGPLPAISYRKGCYVGQEIMARLEARGNARYHLARLAGEGWEAGAQVVRDGKVVGQAGLNAGGLSLARLRKELPEGAEVLVGGRPAHAHQLAARV; via the coding sequence ATGTGGACCTTTCTTCCCTCGGGCGGACTGCGCGTGACCGGCGCGGACCGTGTGGACTTTGTGCAGGGGCAGATGACCGGCGACCTGCGCGGCGCGCCGACGCCGGGGCTGGTGGCCTGCGCCTTTCTGAACGTGCGCGGACAGATCGAGCACTTCGCGCGGGCGTACCGGCGGGCCGATGACGTGTACCTGCACCTGGATGCCGGGCAGTCGGCCTCGCTGCTCGCCCGGCTCAAGCGTTACATCATCTTCGATCAGGTGGAGCTTCAGGACGTGTCGGAGACGCTGCGCACCGTGCATGTCTGGCGTGCCGACAGTTTGCCCGGCTGGCAGGCCGATGGTCCGGACGCGCAGAGCTTCGAGCTGGGGGGCGCAACGGTGCTGGTCGGACGGGTGAACCGCACGGGGGAGGCGGGCGTGGACCTGCATTACCTTGCCCAGCACGAGGATGAGGTGCGGGCTGTCCTTCCGGGCGAGGAGGTGTCCCTGGCCACCCTGGACGCCGCCCGGGTCCGCGCCGGGATTCCCGACATTGCCCGCGACGGCTTTACCGGCACGCTGCCGCAGGAGGTGGGCCTGGACGTGGGCGGGCCGCTGCCGGCCATCAGCTACCGCAAGGGGTGTTACGTGGGCCAGGAGATCATGGCCCGGCTGGAGGCGCGCGGCAATGCCCGGTACCACCTCGCCCGGCTGGCGGGGGAGGGCTGGGAGGCCGGCGCGCAGGTCGTGCGTGACGGCAAGGTGGTGGGGCAGGCCGGCCTGAACGCGGGCGGCCTGAGCCTCGCGCGGCTGCGCAAGGAACTGCCGGAGGGTGCCGAGGTTCTGGTGGGGGGCCGCCCGGCCCACGCGCACCAACTGGCGGCCCGCGTCTGA